From one Bacillota bacterium genomic stretch:
- the hisH gene encoding imidazole glycerol phosphate synthase subunit HisH, producing the protein MGNIRSVQKAFNNFNVTVHIEDNPLKIKYYDKLVLPGVGHFAQGIKNIQQLGFGDELLNVVLYQKTPILGICLGMQLFTKYSEEGNLPGLGLVNATVHRFPQGSLKIPHIGWNSIKKVKQNTTFDNFDEFDTVYFVHSYYVKCMEKKDILYETDYGITFHSAFEHDNIIGFQFHPEKSHDIGLRLISSFIKL; encoded by the coding sequence ATGGGAAATATTAGGTCAGTCCAAAAAGCTTTTAATAATTTTAATGTAACTGTTCATATAGAGGATAATCCGTTGAAAATTAAATACTATGATAAACTGGTTCTTCCTGGTGTTGGTCACTTTGCTCAGGGAATTAAGAATATTCAGCAACTTGGATTTGGGGATGAGCTGCTGAATGTTGTCCTTTATCAAAAAACTCCAATATTGGGAATTTGTCTTGGAATGCAGTTGTTTACTAAATATAGTGAAGAAGGAAATTTACCAGGACTAGGGTTAGTTAATGCAACTGTCCATAGGTTTCCTCAGGGTAGCCTGAAAATTCCCCATATTGGCTGGAATAGCATCAAAAAAGTGAAACAAAATACTACTTTTGATAATTTTGACGAGTTTGATACTGTTTATTTTGTACACTCTTATTATGTGAAATGTATGGAAAAAAAAGACATTTTATATGAAACTGATTATGGGATAACCTTTCATTCTGCCTTTGAACATGATAATATCATTGGTTTCCAATTCCATCCCGAGAAAAGCCATGATATTGGACTTAGATTAATTTCTAGTTTTATCAAATTATAG
- the hisF gene encoding imidazole glycerol phosphate synthase subunit HisF, with protein MFRPRIIPVLLVKGNGLVKTVKYSKPIYLGDPMNAVYIFNSFKVDEIVILDITASMENRTISTQFVKQIGDEAYMPFGVGGGISSVQEAIDLINAGAEKVILNTLFIKKPDEVYQIAKKLGNQSVVVSIDVKRNIFGKYYICYNSGSKKVKLDPIMAAKRAEDNGAGEILLNYIPFDGVMQGYNLDLIKIVSQNVNIPVIASCGAGSLNHMYQAYKAGASALAAGSFFVFYGAKRGILINYPSKIEINKLFNGL; from the coding sequence ATGTTCAGGCCTCGCATCATCCCTGTTCTCCTTGTTAAAGGCAATGGTTTGGTAAAGACAGTTAAATATTCAAAACCTATCTATTTAGGTGATCCTATGAATGCTGTCTATATTTTTAATTCATTTAAGGTGGATGAGATTGTAATTTTGGATATTACTGCGTCTATGGAAAACCGCACGATTTCAACTCAATTTGTTAAACAAATTGGGGACGAAGCCTATATGCCTTTTGGAGTTGGCGGAGGTATCTCTAGCGTGCAGGAAGCTATTGATCTGATTAATGCTGGCGCTGAAAAGGTTATTTTGAATACTTTGTTTATCAAAAAACCAGATGAAGTCTATCAAATTGCAAAAAAATTAGGGAATCAGAGTGTTGTTGTCTCTATTGATGTAAAACGAAATATTTTCGGAAAATATTATATATGTTATAATTCTGGATCAAAGAAAGTTAAACTTGACCCTATTATGGCCGCAAAACGGGCTGAAGACAATGGAGCCGGAGAAATATTATTAAACTATATCCCTTTTGACGGTGTAATGCAAGGGTACAATCTAGATTTAATTAAGATTGTATCTCAAAATGTGAATATTCCGGTTATTGCTTCATGCGGTGCTGGAAGTTTAAATCATATGTACCAGGCTTATAAAGCTGGGGCTTCCGCTTTAGCTGCCGGTAGCTTTTTTGTTTTTTACGGTGCGAAGCGAGGTATTTTAATAAATTATCCTTCAAAGATTGAAATTAATAAATTATTTAATGGATTATAA
- a CDS encoding N-acetyl sugar amidotransferase, with protein MEILKYRYLPGKVCSRCVMDETVKGITFDDSGTCTFCQIHDELEKEFGNPELNSLNLNRLVERIKKDGKNKPYDCIVGVSGGRDSTYTLYSAVKLGLRPLAVHFDNGWNTELSVQNIKNACTKLNVDLYTHVANWEEFKDLQRAFLKSSTSDAEVPTDWVIFSVLYQQASKNGVKYIIHGHSFRTEGTTPLTWTYMDGKYVKYIHERFGRRPLKSFPVMYLSDYLYYTFFKGIRQIRLLYYLPYDEKEILSKLKSELDWKDYGGKHHESTYTAFFQSYILPRKFNIDKRKLHYSALIRSGQMSRADAINKLQIDPYTGGQQMIEYCLKKLDFTHDEFINIMNTPVKSFMDYKSYYPYVKFFKQPIRIATRLGIIPGTVYRKYFLFQI; from the coding sequence ATGGAAATTTTAAAATATCGGTACCTACCTGGAAAAGTCTGTAGCAGATGTGTAATGGATGAAACTGTTAAGGGGATTACATTTGATGATTCTGGAACTTGTACTTTTTGTCAAATACATGATGAGTTGGAAAAGGAGTTTGGTAATCCAGAGTTGAACTCCTTAAATTTAAATAGATTAGTAGAACGAATCAAAAAAGATGGAAAAAATAAACCCTATGATTGTATTGTTGGTGTTAGCGGTGGCCGTGACAGCACTTACACGTTATACAGTGCGGTCAAACTCGGTTTAAGACCCCTGGCTGTACATTTTGATAATGGTTGGAATACAGAACTTTCCGTTCAAAATATTAAAAACGCTTGTACTAAATTAAATGTGGATTTGTATACTCATGTCGCCAATTGGGAAGAGTTTAAGGATCTGCAAAGAGCTTTTTTAAAATCATCTACTTCTGATGCTGAAGTTCCTACTGATTGGGTAATATTTTCTGTATTATATCAACAGGCCTCTAAGAATGGTGTTAAATATATAATCCATGGCCACTCATTCCGAACTGAAGGCACGACTCCTTTAACATGGACTTATATGGATGGAAAATATGTGAAATATATTCATGAGAGGTTTGGTCGGCGGCCACTCAAAAGTTTTCCTGTCATGTATTTATCAGATTATCTGTATTACACATTTTTTAAGGGAATAAGACAAATTCGTTTGCTTTATTATTTGCCATATGATGAAAAAGAGATTCTTAGTAAATTAAAATCCGAACTCGATTGGAAGGATTATGGAGGAAAACACCATGAATCTACGTATACTGCCTTCTTTCAGTCATATATTCTTCCGCGTAAGTTCAATATTGATAAACGGAAGCTTCATTACTCTGCATTAATACGCTCAGGTCAGATGTCAAGAGCTGACGCAATTAATAAGCTTCAAATTGATCCTTACACAGGAGGGCAGCAGATGATTGAATATTGCTTGAAAAAACTCGATTTTACACATGATGAGTTTATAAACATTATGAATACACCTGTTAAATCTTTTATGGATTATAAATCTTATTATCCATATGTAAAATTTTTTAAGCAACCAATAAGAATTGCAACCAGGCTTGGAATTATTCCAGGTACAGTTTATAGAAAGTATTTTCTCTTTCAAATATAA
- a CDS encoding phenylacetate--CoA ligase family protein, whose translation MKTYVFEIFSGLKISENYSFLRESQWYDDSHFTQLKLEKLKQLISHCYNNVPFYRDYMLRNSISIDDIRSINDIKVFPIVTKEIIKENYLDFIPKNINNISGVNKSMTGGTTGNLLLKRNDLRTRTIVWASYMRFLTDFIGIPYNSPKLILMGGHVLDHSFLGTIKTKIINYLLNQHSFNIYDNGEENVRNIINSLQTYNYKYIRSYTQFLYNFALDLRKLGLSFDITTISTTAEPLMNQHRILFKEVFNADSFDQYGCGEIGGIAYECSAHSGMHVTEEHVILETIENNELLITDLDNYSMPFIRYHNGDQAIMESAPCQCGRKSSRITSLLGRTCDYIIGANGKLLHWAYFWHLFFDSSIGKERNLRKFQVLQDSPNSIVIKLVCDNPKKEELDFLNKDLFNRLGSDMKIFYEICEDIPVKPGSKYRPVINLLLTANK comes from the coding sequence ATGAAGACATATGTATTTGAGATATTTAGTGGACTTAAAATTTCCGAAAATTATTCTTTCTTACGTGAATCCCAGTGGTATGATGATTCCCATTTTACTCAGTTGAAATTAGAAAAATTAAAGCAACTAATATCACATTGTTACAATAATGTCCCTTTCTATCGGGATTATATGTTACGCAACAGTATATCAATTGATGATATTCGGAGTATAAATGACATTAAAGTCTTCCCTATTGTTACGAAAGAAATAATTAAAGAAAATTATCTTGATTTTATTCCAAAAAATATAAATAATATCTCAGGCGTAAATAAATCAATGACTGGTGGCACAACAGGAAACCTTTTGCTAAAAAGAAATGATTTGCGTACAAGGACTATTGTATGGGCATCTTATATGAGATTTCTTACGGATTTCATTGGAATTCCTTATAATTCGCCAAAGTTAATCCTAATGGGGGGGCATGTTTTAGATCACTCCTTTCTTGGGACTATAAAAACGAAAATTATAAATTATTTATTAAATCAGCATTCTTTTAATATATATGATAATGGTGAAGAGAACGTACGGAATATTATAAATAGTTTACAAACATACAATTATAAATATATTCGGAGTTATACCCAATTTTTGTATAATTTCGCATTAGATTTGCGTAAATTGGGTTTATCGTTTGATATTACTACTATTTCAACTACTGCCGAACCTCTGATGAACCAACACCGAATTCTTTTTAAAGAGGTTTTTAATGCTGATTCATTTGATCAGTACGGATGTGGCGAAATTGGGGGAATTGCATATGAATGTAGTGCACACAGTGGGATGCATGTTACTGAAGAACATGTTATTTTAGAAACTATAGAAAACAATGAGTTATTAATTACTGATTTGGATAATTATTCAATGCCATTTATCCGATATCATAATGGTGATCAAGCTATTATGGAGTCTGCGCCTTGTCAATGTGGCAGAAAATCTTCCAGAATTACTTCTTTGTTAGGAAGGACTTGTGATTATATCATCGGGGCTAATGGTAAATTGCTTCATTGGGCGTATTTTTGGCATTTGTTTTTTGATTCGAGCATAGGTAAGGAACGTAATCTTCGTAAATTTCAGGTTTTACAAGACAGCCCTAATTCAATTGTTATAAAACTAGTTTGTGATAATCCGAAAAAAGAGGAACTTGACTTTCTTAATAAAGATTTATTTAACCGACTAGGTTCTGATATGAAGATATTTTATGAGATTTGTGAAGATATCCCAGTAAAACCCGGCAGTAAATACAGACCAGTGATTAATTTATTGCTCACAGCAAATAAGTAA
- a CDS encoding glycosyltransferase: MGISPIVGNQVNSLLLHNCRVNNYLIKGKGILGYLRNVLQLRKHLQTNSYDIIHAHYSFSGFVASLAGARPLIVSLMGSDVNNSYLSRFLVKVFIVLFKWRAIIVKSDKMIYDFNNFCMVYVIPNGVNMDVFFPRNRNDCCKILEWNPNLIHVLFAADPQRKEKNFLLASSAFASLNVKNAVLHTLKNVPHDNVPLWFNASDVVILSSLSEGSPNVIKEAMACNRPIVSTDVGDVKLLFDHEPGHFISGFSNDDYRNNLEKAILFSQSNYSTMGRNRLIELGLDHSAIANKIINVYNNVLKLVH; encoded by the coding sequence TTGGGTATTTCTCCTATCGTAGGCAATCAAGTAAATTCTTTATTATTGCATAATTGCAGAGTCAATAACTATTTAATTAAAGGAAAAGGTATACTGGGATACTTAAGGAATGTCTTGCAGCTTAGAAAACATTTACAAACTAATAGTTATGATATTATACATGCGCATTATTCCTTTTCAGGCTTTGTTGCCAGTTTGGCAGGAGCACGGCCACTTATTGTTTCTTTAATGGGTTCTGATGTTAATAATAGTTATTTGTCGAGATTTCTTGTCAAGGTATTTATCGTTTTATTTAAATGGAGGGCTATAATTGTGAAATCTGACAAGATGATATATGATTTTAATAACTTTTGTATGGTATATGTTATTCCAAATGGTGTCAATATGGATGTTTTCTTTCCCAGGAACCGCAATGACTGCTGTAAAATACTAGAATGGAATCCGAATTTAATTCATGTCTTGTTTGCAGCAGATCCCCAAAGAAAAGAAAAGAATTTCTTGTTGGCTTCCTCTGCTTTTGCCTCATTAAACGTGAAGAATGCTGTATTGCATACGTTAAAGAATGTGCCTCATGATAATGTTCCGCTGTGGTTTAATGCCTCTGATGTTGTTATTTTGTCTAGTTTATCTGAGGGATCTCCAAATGTCATTAAGGAAGCTATGGCCTGCAACAGGCCAATAGTATCAACTGACGTCGGAGATGTCAAGCTGTTATTTGATCATGAGCCAGGTCATTTTATATCAGGTTTTTCTAATGATGATTATCGTAATAATTTGGAAAAAGCCATTCTGTTCTCTCAAAGTAACTATTCTACAATGGGTCGTAATAGATTAATTGAATTAGGTCTGGATCACTCTGCAATAGCTAATAAAATTATTAATGTATATAATAATGTATTAAAACTTGTTCATTAG
- a CDS encoding DUF354 domain-containing protein, which produces MRYIIAVNHPAQYHLFKNVYFNLKQRGHDAIFVVRDKDILMSLMESDNVEFILLLKKRIGNSKLSILFKGAIDILHQGFVLFKFALKFKPDVMFGTDYSITHVGFLLNIKTIVFNEDDYSINKLFCKLSYPFADCIVAPSICNVHKYEYKRIGYNGYQKLTYLHPAVFHPNVNIKKKYINDEKYFLIRLVRLSAGHDIEMNHKGISVEVLKQLISILEKYGRVYISSESTLPLELYNYVLNIDFKDIHHLMAYASLVIADSQSMVVEACMLGTPSIRFNSFVGKISVLEELQNYYELTYGIHSDQPAQLFSTIESLLRSRDYRSLFISRRDKMLSEKINVYAFFNWFIENYPISKQMMQDNPGLQYNFK; this is translated from the coding sequence ATGCGGTATATAATTGCTGTAAATCATCCTGCTCAATATCATTTATTTAAAAATGTATATTTTAATTTAAAACAAAGAGGACATGATGCTATTTTTGTTGTTAGAGACAAAGATATCCTTATGTCCTTAATGGAAAGTGACAATGTTGAATTCATTTTATTACTAAAAAAACGTATTGGTAACTCTAAACTTAGTATTTTATTTAAAGGGGCGATTGATATTCTGCATCAAGGGTTTGTCTTATTTAAGTTTGCGCTTAAATTTAAACCCGATGTTATGTTTGGAACTGATTATAGTATTACGCACGTTGGTTTTTTGTTAAATATTAAAACTATAGTTTTTAACGAAGATGACTACTCCATCAATAAGCTTTTTTGTAAACTAAGTTATCCTTTTGCGGATTGTATTGTTGCACCCTCAATCTGCAATGTTCATAAGTACGAGTATAAAAGGATCGGATATAATGGTTATCAGAAATTAACTTATTTACATCCTGCTGTTTTTCATCCGAATGTTAATATTAAGAAAAAATATATTAACGATGAGAAATATTTTCTTATTCGTTTAGTCAGACTATCTGCTGGTCATGATATCGAGATGAACCATAAGGGAATTTCTGTTGAGGTATTAAAACAATTAATATCAATATTAGAAAAATATGGTCGAGTATACATATCTAGTGAATCTACCCTCCCACTAGAATTATATAATTATGTCCTAAACATTGATTTTAAAGATATTCACCATCTGATGGCATATGCATCCCTTGTTATAGCTGACAGTCAAAGTATGGTTGTTGAAGCCTGCATGCTCGGCACTCCTTCTATCAGATTTAACAGCTTTGTGGGTAAAATTTCTGTGCTCGAAGAGCTCCAGAATTATTATGAATTAACATACGGTATTCATAGTGATCAACCCGCACAGTTATTTTCTACAATTGAATCGTTATTACGAAGTAGAGATTATAGGTCTTTATTTATTTCAAGAAGAGACAAAATGCTATCTGAAAAAATCAATGTATATGCTTTTTTTAACTGGTTTATTGAGAACTACCCGATTAGTAAGCAAATGATGCAGGATAATCCTGGTTTACAATATAATTTTAAATAA